AATATATATTCGAGGCACCCTTCTAGATATTCCACAATATACTTCATAAGGTATAGTATTTAATTTTTTAGCAATCTCATCCGCTGTTATTTTTTCTCCCTCTTGATTTCCAAAAATAACTACATCATCACCTAGTTCTACTCCTTCTATATCGGTGACATCTATCATCGTTTGGTCCATACAAATTCTCCCAATTACAGGAGCATATTTCCCTTTTACTAAGACATGATGATTATTAGAGAGTAATCTATTAAAACCATCAGCATATCCTACAGGCAATGTGGCAATTTTGCTTTTTCTTTTAGTTATAAATGTCCTTCCATAACTAATGGAAGTACCTTCAGGTACCTCTTTTATATGCACTATTTTAGTTTTAAAGCCCATAGTTTGTTTTAAATCCAATGGTCTTTCGACTTCTTCTGAAGGATAACTGCCGTATAAAACTATTCCTGGCCTTACCATGTCTAAATAAGTATATTTAAGGTCAATAATTGCTCCACTGTTAGCTATATGCTTTAAAGGAATATTTATCCTTTTTTCTTTTAACCTTTCCAACAATTTTTTGAACACATCAAACTGTTTTTCAGCATATGTTTTATTTTTTTCATCAGAAGTAGCAAAATGACTAAATATGCCTTCTACTTCTACCCCTTCCATTTCCATCATTTTTTCTATCTCTTTTTCAGCTACCTTTAAATCTGTATATCCTATCCGTCCCATACCTGTATCAATTTTTACATGAACTTTAGCCTTCTTACCCACATTTAAGGCAATTCTTTCTAAGTCTTTAACATAGTTTATATCAAAAACAGTTTGAGTTATATTGTGCACAATTAATTCTTTGGCCTGAGTTAAAGGAGTATATCCAATAACGAGTATGGGAATATTAATTCCGCATTCCCTTAATTCTAACGCCTCTTCTATTGTAGCTACTGCCAAATAAGAAACCCCATTTTCTATTAAAACCTTTGCTACTTGACAAGCTCCATGACCATAAGCATTGGCTTTCACTACCCCCATTATTTTTACTTTCTTGCCCACCCATCGCTTTACTTCACTCAAATTATGCACTATATTATCCAAATATATTTCTGCTCTTGTTGGCCTTATATTATCAAACATTAAAAATCCCCCTTGTTTTTCACCTCAAGGATTTTATCACTTTAAGTATCTCCTCTTCATTCAAATCCCCGGTTACTGTAATTTTTACTTGCATACCATTTACCATCGTAGTATATTCCTTTTCCCCATTGTCTTTTTCTTTATAATACACTCCTTCACTCAAAAGAAATCCTTTTTCATTAACTATTTCGTTTTGGTCAACTACAGTTTCAAAAATTTCTATCAAATCCCCACCCGAAGTATACACAAAAGTAACTCCATTATTTTTATTAACATTCACTAATACATTTAAAAGTTTAAAGCCTTGTGGTAAATACACAGGCATTACAGGATTTATGCCGCAATATTTATAAACCTCTTTTGCATCTATTTCTATTACTGGAGAATCTAAAAGATTTCCCGCTAACGTCGTTACGCTATCCTTAGTAAACAACTTGTCATTTATCTCAGGGTTATATTTATAATCCTTATAAGTAATTTTTGAAAAAATTTCATTATTAATATCAAAAATTGTCAATTCTTTAGGTGTCAAATCCTCTTTAGAAAAAGCCATTTGTTCTTTGTACATGAAAATATTTTTATCCAAAATAGGAACTGTTATTAAATAAAATTTATCCATCTCTCTTTTTTCTATCTCTCCACCTGAATTAATATAGTTTTTTATAAAAGAAGTAATCATCGAATACAAAGGAATCTCTTCTGTATTTTCTGCTACAAAAACTTGATTCACCTTTGCAAAATACACATAACTTCTTTTGCCGTCATATACAATAATTTTATCCGGACTCCCATTTTCTTTTAAAACTTCTAATCGAAATTTACCTTTTTTGTAAAATTGCACAACTGCAAATTTGTTATCTATCTTGTTGTTATAAAGCTCTACAATTGCTGTGGCAGTATAACTTTCTAATTTATCTAATTGTTCTTTAATAGAAATAAAAGGATCTTTAACTTTTTTTGTTTTTACTCCACACCCTGAAAGAAGAAATATAAGCACAAAAACAATTACAAAAAAGCTCTTTTTCAACAACTCTCACCCTCTTACAAACCACATTTAAGAGCCTCTGGAATGTTCTCAAGGATATCCATCGCTGTCATTCCATACTCTCCCACATATTCTTTAGCAATATCTCCTGCCTTCCCATGATAAAATACCCCATAAATTGCCGCTTTTTCTTCGCTAAACCCTTGAGCCAAAAAAGCTGTAATCATTCCTGTCAAAACATCTCCACTACCAGCAGTTGCCATCCCGGGATTGCCTGTGCTATTTATATATATGCTTCCTTCTTTTGTCGCTATTACAGTTTTAGCACCTTTAAGTACAAGTGTCACTTTGTACCTATCAATAAAAGTTTTTGCTACTTCAAAAAGATTATTCTTAATCTCATCAATCTCTAGGCCTGTCAATCTTGACATTTCCCCATAATGGGGAGTTAGAATAATTTTTTTACCTTGTATAACTTCCAATCTTCCTACCAAAGCATTGAGAGCATCAGCATCTAAAACTACAGGCTTATCCGTATTTTTTACAATGTCATATACCAATTGTGAAATATCTCTATCATGAGTCAATCCTGGTCCTATAGCAATAACATCACTTTCCTCTATTAACTCTAGTACACTACTTAAAGCATTATGGGATAAAATACCATTTTGTTCCTCTAATCCATAGGTTATAACCTCATAAAGTCCCCCCTGAATTACTGATTGCACACTTTGGGGAACTGCTAATTTCACCAATCCGCAACCTGCCTTAATAGCGCTTTTAGCACTCAAATATGCTGCTCCTGTCATATTTTTAGAACCAGCTATAATCAAAGCTTTACCATAATCTCCTTTATGAGTATTTCCATGCCTTTTTGGAAGCTTTACATCCTCTGAAGTCACAAGGTTATAATTATAACCTACCTCTGCTGCTAACCGGTAAGGAATCCCTATTTCAGCAACACGAACTTCTCCTGCATAATCGGCACCCGGATACACTAATAAGCCTGGCTTTAGAAATTGCATAGTAACTGTTTTAGTAGCCCTAACAGCGCATCCTTCTACTTTACCTGTATCAGCATTTAATCCAGAAGGAATATCGACAGATACCACAATTTTATTGGCTTGGTTTATCATTTCTATAATCTCTTTTGTTATGCCGCTTATTTCTCCTTTAAGCCCAATTCCGTAAATTGCGTCCACAATCACATCGCTGTCTTTAATAGTTTTTTCCAAAAATTTTAGATGTTCTCTTTGAGTAATTTCCGCTACATAAATCCCCATATTTAGGATTGCATCTAAATTTACTTTTGCATCCCCTGAAATAGCACCTAAACTTGTAGTTAAAAATACTTTTACATCGACTCCCCAATTATGAAGATTTCTAGCCACTACATAGCCATCTCCACCATTATTCCCCTTTCCAGATATAACTATTACAGAGTTTAAATTCTCTTCCTCTAAAATCTTTTTCACTTCTAGCGCTGTTTCTCTTCCCGCATTCTCCATTAAACCTATAGAAGGAATTCCTATTTTTTCTATAGCTATTTTTTCAACTCCTCTCATCTGTTTTGATGTCAGCACTATCATTTTTTTCACCTCCAATAGCAATAGCACAGCTTATAGCATAGGTCTTCGTATGAGAAATAGACAGCTTTATATCCCTTATTCCCTTTTTGTCTGCAATATTTTTAGCCTTCCCCTTTAAAATTACGGCAGGGGCTCCTTTTTCATCGTGACATATTTCAATATCTTTCCAGCTAAAACCACTGATACCTGTTCCTAAGACTTTTGATATGCTTTCTTTTGCTGAAAAAAAACCCGCTATATGAGGTAATTTCATCCTTTTACTGTTAAAATACTCTATCTCTTTTTGAGTAAATAACCGTTCCAAAAATTTAGAATTTGCATCAAAAGCTTTTTTTATCCTTTCAACTTCTACAATATCCGTTCCCACAAACAGTTCCATATATACAGTTCCTCCAATTATCCTAATTACATTATATTATTTCTCTATTAATTCACAAAATCCTTCAAAAAAATAAAAGAAGGCATGACACCTTCTTAAATAGCAACCTTACACAATTTAGCTTGTCTATCATAGTCACTTATATAATCTTCACACATATCGTCAATTACTTCATACAGATGAACAGGCGATACCGTCATTTCTTTAAAGAATTGTGCTAGCTTGTCCACTTTTTCAAAGTAAGGACTTATATTTGTCACTTTTTCTTCTATTATTTCAATTTTCTCCTTTTCTCCATCAAAAATTTCTTGAAGAATTTTGATCCCATACGACGGCAATTTTACTTCCTCTTTTCCGTTAAAAACACTTATTTCTGACATGACCACTGTGTAGTGAGTAGTTATGTTTCTCCTTTCTTCCTCCCTTGTCGATATGTACTCGCTCACTTTCCTGTAATACATCTTACTATCCCCTCCAATTTATTTTTTAAGATTAATTATTAACTTACAATACATATTAATATATTCTATTTTTTTCTAAAAAATCCTTTATTTTTTTGAAAATTTTTTATCGACAGAAAAGACACTTTTTTTACTTTAACAAACATTTAACAAGTCTATGTAAAACTATTTGGTGTTTTTTGCGATATCGAAAATTGTAAATTATTCTGTCTATGTTCAATATTAGAACTATAATTGTCGAAAAAAATTTATAAAAAATTTCTATCAAAAAAATTTCACAAAATACGAAAACTCTTTTTTAAAGTTTTAATATCTCCTTTATTTTATCCATATATTTTTTCCCTGACCTTTCACCATGTAAAATCATGCTTAAATATGGCTCACTGGTACCTATCAATCGCGACAATTCTTTTTGTGTCATATTCAGTTCCGCCAATCTGTCATTCACTAATTTCCCAAAATCTGTTAACTTTCTTTTCTTCATCAAAGCACCCCCTTGTTTTTTCCTACAAACAAAAGTTAGCATATTTATTCAGTAGGAATAATAAAATATTTGTGTTAAAATAGATAATGATTAAAAATTAACTATTTTAAATATATATCTGAATTACGAAAATGTCAATACTAATATCGTAATTCAGAAAAAAACAAAGGAGGAGTGTTATGGATACAATTGGCGAACGCATAAAATATGCTCGTAAAAAAAATAATTTGACTATAACAGCTTTGAGCAAACTCACAGGATTATCTGTTGGAAATTTAAGTGACCTTGAAAACAACAAATCAATGCCTTCTTCCAATGCTTTGATAAAGTTAAAAAACGCCCTTAATGTTTCAATAGATTGGCTTCTTACTGGCCAACAAATAGAATATGTAAAAGAAGAAGAGGAAAAATACTTATCGAGAGAAGAGTTTGAAAGCATCAGTGAAAAGGATAAAATAATTTTTAAAGCCTTTGAAACATTGCCTGAGGAAAGAAAGAGAGATATAGAAGGATACATAAAAGTGAGTTTGAATACTACTGATTTAGAAGAGTTCATTAAAAAAGAAAAGAAAGTATAATTTTAACCATTATGATTAATTATTAATCATAGTGACAAAAGATTACGGCTGCATTTTGCAGCCGTAATCTTTACTCACCCATGAACATTTTCATATCATCTTCTACGTTTGTGATACCACCAATGCCAAATTTGTCAACTAATACTTTTGTGACATTTGGTGATAAGAAAGCAGGAAGCGTAGGTCCTAAATGAATATTTTTTACTCCGAGGTATAAAAGTGCCAAAAGCACTATAACAGCCTTCTGTTCATACCACGCAATGTTGTAAGAAATAGGAAGCTTGTTTATGTCATTTAAACCAAAGACTTCTTTAAGCTTCATGGCTATCACAGCTAATGAGTAAGAGTCATTGCACTGTCCTGCGTCTAAAACTCTTGGAATTCCGTTTATGTCTCCAAGGTTTAACTTGTTGTACCTGTATTTTGCACAACCTGCAGTTAAAATGACTGTATCTTTAGGAAGAGCTTTAGCAAATTCGGTATAATAGGTTCTGCTCTTCATTCTGCCGTCACAGCCTGCCATTACGAAAAATCTCTTTATAGCTCCTGTCTTTACCGCTTCTACAATTTTATCCGCCAGCTCTAAAACTTGGTTGTGAGCAAAACCACCAATTATTTCCCCTCTTTCAATCTCCACAGGTGGCTTGCATCTCTTTGCATGTTCAATTATTTCTGAAAAGTCCTTCTTTCCGTCGGGACCTTCTGGAATGTATTTTACTCCCTCAAAGCCTACAACACCTGTAGTGTAAACTCTATCCTTGTAGGAATCCTTTGGAGGCACAAGGCAGTTTGTAGTCATTAAAATTGGTCCGTTAAATAGCTCAAACTCCTTATCCTGCTGCCACCATGCATTTCCATAATTACCAACAAAATGCGGATATTTCTTAAAAGCTGGATAATAATGAGCAGGAAGCATTTCTCCATGTGTATAAACATCTACCCCTGTACCAGCAGTTTGCTCTAACAATTGCTCTAAGTCTTTCAAGTCATGACCGCTTATCAATATTCCAGGATTATTTCTCACACCGATATTAACTTTTGTTATCTCAGGATGGCCATAAGTCGAGGTATTTGCTTTGTCAAGGAGCGCCATTGTATCAACACCATATTTTCCTGCCTCGAGTGCAAGAGCCACATAATCATCAGCAGTTAAGCTGTCATCTAAAACTTTAGCTAAAGCCTTTTCCATAAACCTAAATATATTATCATCTTTGTATCCCAGCTGATATGCGTGATATGCATAAGCCGCCATACCTTTTACACCATAAGTGATAAGCTCTCTCAAGGACCTTATATCTTCGTCTTTCGTAGATAAAACTCCTACTTCAGCTGCTATTGCTTCTATATCTTCATCTGTATCATAAACCCAGTTTATTGCCTCACAGGATTCGTCTACTTCAATTCCTGCCTTTTTGAGGTCTTCTTTTATTTCTTCTCTTAATGCAACAGCTTCTTTTATTTTGTTAATAAAGAAGTTTCTGTCAAAATTAACGTTAGTTATTGTGGAAAATAATCCCTCAAAAAGGAATCTGTCCGTCTTCTCTTTATTTACTCCTGCCTCTCTTGCTTTTAAATTTAAAAAAGATATGCCTTTTAATGTAAAAATCAACAAATCTTGCAGATTTGCAACGTCGTATGTCTTACCGCATACACCTCTCACTGTACACCCTATGCCCTGAGAGGCTTCTTGACATTGATAGCAAAACATACTCATTTTACTTCCTCCTTTTTCTAAGTTTTTGCCCACAAATTATGATAAGCTAAAAACTCAAAAGAATCTGTGATAAAAATCACAAAATAAAAGCTCCAAATGAGCATATTCATTTGGAGTCACACATTTATTGTATCCATTTCTATATAAGCATCTGTATTTTCTTCAATATAGTCTACAACCTCTTGAACTATTTTATTTGTTAAAACAGCATCACTGCCACACACCGAAAAACCTATGACAATTGATTTGTGTAAATCTTGATTTTCTATTTCGCATATAGAAACATTATAATGACTTTTTACTTTACCTACAATACTTCTTACAATCATTCTTTTTTCTTTTAAAGAATGAACCCAATTTGCTCTCAGATATATTTTACAATAAGATACAATCATATATATCGCCTTACCTAATTTCCTCCAGAAAATTTTTACAATATAATTATACCTTACATAATAAACTCTTTCAATAAAATCACACCTTCTCTATCTAACGCGTATTATAAATAGAGGCTGGATAGAGAGGAGTGTGAACATATGAAATGGCTAATTATTCTTGGTTTCGCAATATCATCAAGCATAGATAATTTTGGAGTAGGCATTTCCTATGGTATACGAAATATACGAATAAGCCTTTTTTGTAATACAATTATCGCAGTAATCGCTTTTTTGTTTAGCATATCTGGAATTGTCTTTGGCAAATGGTTAAATTCAATACTTCCAGGGTCACTCCCTATTTTTGTAGGAGCTTTTTTGCTGTTTATAATCGGACTTAGAATTATTTTACTGGCTGTCCCTCGTAAATCTTCTTCACAAAACACACAACAAGTATCATCAAAAACTACTTCTATAAAGGGAATTTTAGAAAATCCTGAAATTGTAGATTTAGATAAATCAGGAGAAATAAGTCTATTAGAAGCAATTCTTTTAGGAATTGCCCTTTCGGCAAATGCCCTGACAAACGGATTAGGAGCAGGGCTTTTGGGCTTTTCTCCCTTTGCTATATCTTTCACTACAGCAATTGGAAGCCTTGTTTCTGTATGGGCAGGAGTACAATTCGGGACAAAAGTTGCTAATATACGAATAGGCTCTTTTACTATCGGACAATTTGGCACAATTATAAGCGGGGTTATTTTACTTATAATAGCTTATAAAGCTTTGTTCTAACCTTTAAAATTATAACACTTGACATAATCCCTTGAATATAATGTATTGAAAAAAGTAAAAGCTAAGAGGTGATTTTATGGAAACAGAAGCAATAGAAAGTATCCCAAGAACTTGCCTTCCTCAAATAGGAGCACCTGCCCCAGATTTCAAAGCCAATAGCACTTTTGGACCTATAAAATTATCAGATTATAGAGGTAAATGGATTGTACTATTTTCACATCCAGGAGATTTTACGCCTGTTTGCACTACTGAATTTATAGCTTTCACACAAGTCTATACCAGTTTTGTAGAAAGAAATGTCCAATTGATAGGATTAAGTATAGACAGTAATCCTTCCCATTTAGCTTGGGTACAAAATATATACAAAAATACTGGTATAGAAATTCCTTTCCCTATAATAGAAGATAAAGATATGAAAATAGCAAAATTGTACGGAATGATATCCCCCGCAGAAAGTTCTACAAGTACTGTTAGAGCTGTATTTGTAATTGATGACAAACAGATACTTCGCCTTATACTGTATTATCCTCTCGAAATAGGTAGAAACATCCAAGAAATAATACGAATTATTGATGCACTGCAAACAGTAGATAAATACAAGGTTTTGGCACCCGCCAACTGGTATCCGGGTATGCCTGTCATCGTTCCACCTCCAAAAACTTATGCCGAACTTAAAGAAAGAGTTAAAAACATTGAAGGATATAATTGTACTGACTGGTATTTATGTTATAAAAAAGTTTAAGCCGGAATTTTCCGGCTTAAACTTTTACCTGCTTTGGAAATCGTACACCATCTTTGATATTTGCCTTATTACAGTATATGCATAAGAATCATCTGACCCATCTACATTGTTTGCCAAGACCGTCAAGATATAAGGCTTTGTGGGATGAAAAACTATTGCAGTGTCATTTACAACATTTGAAAGGTTGCCTATTTTGTGTGCTACTTCTATTTCATCAGGTATTGTATATGATATTCTATCGTTGTATATGGTATTTTTGAGATAATACATCAATTCTCCAGCTGTATCCGGATGAGCCTTCACATAATTTAAGAGATTTTCCATATACATACTCATATCTCTTGGGGAAGTAACATTGCTGTTATAAGGTATTACATTTGCTCCTAAGCTTTCCATGAATTTTATATAGTTATCTCGCCCTACAACTCTCATAATCATATTTGATGCTATATTATCACTCTCTTCAATCGAACGTCTTGAAAGCTCTCTTATAGTATAATAACTTCCAACAGGGTCTGCCTGTATAGAACCGGCACCCCCTTCATAGTCAGCTTGAGTGTATTGCACTTTCATATTAGGGTCTATTTTTCCATCGGTTATAAGAGTATAAAGGTAAAAGTTAAGAGGTACTTTATAAGTGCTTGCCGCAATAAACGAATCATAACCGTTTATTTCAAAAGTTTGCCCTGTATTTAAGTCAATAAAGTAAACTCCGTATTTACCAGGATATTGAGATATTAATGCCTGAATGTTATTTTTAAGTTCTTGATAATTTGTAGCATTGTTCAATTGCTGCGGTACTTCAACAGGCGGATGAGGAATTAAAATCTTTTGCCCAACATATAAACTATCCCCATCATTTAATCCATTTGCATCCATTATATTTTGGGCATTCGTTCCATGGCGCTTTGCTATAAAGTATAAGTTGTCACCTGGTTTGACAGAGTAAACTATCGGGTCAGCCCAGGAAACAGTTTCAAGAGCAGCATATGTCTTAGGACCTACAATTCCATCTGGCACAAGATTTTTGGACCTTTGAAAGTCTAAAACTCCATTTAATGTCATTTTACCAAATATGCCATCAACAGTACCTGTATCAAATCCCGCTTTATTTAACATAGCTTGTAATTCTTCTACATCAGTTCCATACGTCCCGCTATATAAAAGCCTTGACCCAAAAGTGAATTTTGGAAGATTTCTTGCATACGAAAATATAGGTATCAATACAACAATAGCAATAATAAGAATCCATGAAAGTATCTTTTTTATATTCTTCAATTTTATCCCCCCATTCAACTCCATATTATACTGTATATAACATCATATTTCAACAAATATATATATCCATATATACCAATTTACAAATATGATTTTATAAATAAAAAGTTTCTTAATGGGGATATTAATTATGAGGTGATTTAAATATGCGCTCAATGTGGAAAGGAGCAATAAGTTTTGGTCTTGTAAGTATCCCCATAAAACTGTATACCGCTACAGAAGACCATGCCATACATTTTAGGCAACTTCACAAAGAATGTAAATCCCCCATAAAATATGAAAAAATATGCCCTGTATGTAATAGACCCGTTTCAGATGAGGAAATAGTACGAGGGTATGAATACGAACCAGGTAAATTTGTCATTATAGATGATGAAGATTTGGAAAGGATACCTATGCCAACAGTTAAAACCATTGATATAGTAGATTTTACCGATATAGGACAAATAGACCCCATATATTATGACAAAACATATTTCATTGTACCTGAAGATATTGGTACAAAGCCTTATGTACTTTTAAGAGATTCTATGAAAGAAACAAAGCGAGTTGCAATAGCGAAAGTGGTAATTAGGTCAAAGCAAAACCTCGCATGCATACGAGTGTATGATGAAAAATACATGGTCATGGAAACAATGCATTTCCCTGATGAAATAAAAAACGCAAACCAGCTTCCTCCCTTAAGAGAAGTCAGCTTACAGGAAAATGAAATAAAAATGGCCAAACAACTTATTGATACTTTGACCTCCGATTTTAAACCCGAAAAATATGATGATAGTTACAGAAAAGCGTTAATTGAAATGATTGAGTCAAAAATACAGGACAAAGATGTAGAAATTCCCCAAAAAGCACCTGAAGCCGATAATGTTCTTGATTTAGTAAGTGCATTAAAAGCGAGTATTGAATCTGTAAAGAATGAAGAAAAAGCAAAAAAAGGACGCAAAAGAAAAGGCGCATAAAAGGAAGATTGAATATGTCTATGATAGAAGAAAAAATATCACCTATGCTGGCATCCAGCAGTGACCCTTTTGATAGCCCCGAATGGATATATGAAGTCAAATGGGATGGTTCAAGGACTATTGCTTTTATTTCAAATAAAACAAGACTTCAAGATAGAAGGCTTGTTGATATAACCCATCAGTTTCCAGATTTAGCATTACTTCATAAGCAAATAAAAGCAAAAGAAGCAATACTTGACGGTGAACTTGTAGTTTTAAAAAACGGCAAGCCCAGTTACAAAAACATTATGTCGAGAAAGCATCAACAAAATTTAGTAAAAATAAATCTTTTAAGCAAGATAATGCCCGTAATTTTCATAACATGGGATATATTATATTTAAACGGCAAATCTCTTGTAGAATTGCCACTTATAGAGAGAAAAGATATCCTTAGAAAAACAGTTAAAGAAAACGAGATCATAAAAATATCAGATTTTATATTTGAACATGGAAAAATGCTTTTTGAAGAGACAGGGAAAAAAGGACTTGAAGGAATTGTTGCCAAAAAAGCAGATTCAAAATATTTAATAGGAAAAAGGAGTAAACTCTGGCTTAAGTCAAAACATTTTATTGTAATAAATGCTGTTATTATAGGGTACAGAACTGACAAAACAGCCCTCATACTGGGGCTTTACGATGAGGAAAATAATTTAATAAACATAGGAAGTTGTGAATCAGGCCTATCCCAGAAGGAATTAAAAGCATTCTATGAAGTTGCCAAGGAGATAAAAGCCCCAGATAATTATTATAA
The sequence above is a segment of the Thermoanaerobacter ethanolicus JW 200 genome. Coding sequences within it:
- a CDS encoding serine hydrolase; protein product: MELNGGIKLKNIKKILSWILIIAIVVLIPIFSYARNLPKFTFGSRLLYSGTYGTDVEELQAMLNKAGFDTGTVDGIFGKMTLNGVLDFQRSKNLVPDGIVGPKTYAALETVSWADPIVYSVKPGDNLYFIAKRHGTNAQNIMDANGLNDGDSLYVGQKILIPHPPVEVPQQLNNATNYQELKNNIQALISQYPGKYGVYFIDLNTGQTFEINGYDSFIAASTYKVPLNFYLYTLITDGKIDPNMKVQYTQADYEGGAGSIQADPVGSYYTIRELSRRSIEESDNIASNMIMRVVGRDNYIKFMESLGANVIPYNSNVTSPRDMSMYMENLLNYVKAHPDTAGELMYYLKNTIYNDRISYTIPDEIEVAHKIGNLSNVVNDTAIVFHPTKPYILTVLANNVDGSDDSYAYTVIRQISKMVYDFQSR
- the ligD gene encoding non-homologous end-joining DNA ligase, translating into MSMIEEKISPMLASSSDPFDSPEWIYEVKWDGSRTIAFISNKTRLQDRRLVDITHQFPDLALLHKQIKAKEAILDGELVVLKNGKPSYKNIMSRKHQQNLVKINLLSKIMPVIFITWDILYLNGKSLVELPLIERKDILRKTVKENEIIKISDFIFEHGKMLFEETGKKGLEGIVAKKADSKYLIGKRSKLWLKSKHFIVINAVIIGYRTDKTALILGLYDEENNLINIGSCESGLSQKELKAFYEVAKEIKAPDNYYNFKEKNVQWLKPLLTCKVRFMEWSENMKMRAPSFIQFEYNVKPEECRFE
- the ku gene encoding non-homologous end joining protein Ku, with the protein product MRSMWKGAISFGLVSIPIKLYTATEDHAIHFRQLHKECKSPIKYEKICPVCNRPVSDEEIVRGYEYEPGKFVIIDDEDLERIPMPTVKTIDIVDFTDIGQIDPIYYDKTYFIVPEDIGTKPYVLLRDSMKETKRVAIAKVVIRSKQNLACIRVYDEKYMVMETMHFPDEIKNANQLPPLREVSLQENEIKMAKQLIDTLTSDFKPEKYDDSYRKALIEMIESKIQDKDVEIPQKAPEADNVLDLVSALKASIESVKNEEKAKKGRKRKGA